A stretch of the Vitis vinifera cultivar Pinot Noir 40024 chromosome 16, ASM3070453v1 genome encodes the following:
- the LOC100264883 gene encoding uncharacterized protein LOC100264883 isoform X1, whose translation MLLAAPDCFSLRSSFLPRSFRFRNSRGLSLNSHRTWTSRPRASLITTPDSFQVGRLIGSYGFMNITSYSGFQPGLDVEYSSEDMGRLRVQDVGEGNVKIRLYEGIITQGPLRGTPVIFKVYPGQRAAGIEADMMAANELNAHAFLQSNAKDISQNLQMLLGGFETKTGEQWLAFRNDGKYSAADYAKVSSEKLSKKNALGEQKSWNPFDQELTIKRKREFVIKLLRGAISGLAYMHDHNRLHQSLGPSSVVLNTIMERDAAYLVPRLRDLAFSVDIRFSNMENGPGTLADGLWRRASAAGAFTPMEKRAFGISDDIYEAGLLFAYLAFVPFCEAGIMDSLSLQRLLESTFRLDLKAMREYCLADDSLLEAVRFLDLGDGAGWELLQAMLNPDFRKRPIAEAVLNHRFMTGAVL comes from the exons ATGCTCCTCGCCGCACCTGATTGCTTTTCCCTTCGCTCTTCTTTTCTCCCGAGATCCTTTCGCTTCAGGAACTCCAGGGGCCTGAGTCTGAACTCGCATAGAACTTGGACGAGTCGACCCAGAGCGAGTTTGATCACGACTCCCGACTCGTTTCAAGTTGGAAGACTCATTGGTAGCTATGGGTTCATGAATATTACTAG ctATTCAGGGTTTCAGCCTGGGCTTGATGTTGAATACTCTTCAGAAGACATGGGGCGATTGAGAGTGCAAGATGTGGGAGAAGGCAATGTGAAGATCAG GCTTTATGAAGGAATAATAACTCAGGGTCCTCTTCGAGGGACTCCAGTTATTTTTAAG GTATATCCTGGGCAACGAGCTGCTGGCATTGAGGCTGACATGATGGCTGCAAATGAGCTGAATGCTCATGCTTTCCTTCAA AGCAATGCAAAAGATATCAGTCAGAATCTCCAGATGCTCTTAGGTGGATTTGAGACAAAAACTGGGGAGCAG TGGCTTGCTTTCCGTAATGATGGGAAATACAGTGCTGCAGACTATGCAAAAGTTTCAAGTGAAAAATTGTCAAAGAAAAATGCTCTAGGAGAGCAGAAATCTTGGAATCCTTTTGACCAAGAGCTAACAATAAAGCGTAAAAGGGAGTTCGTTATTAAGTTGCTTCGGGGTGCTATTAGTGGTTTGGCATACATGCATGATCATAACAGATTGCACCAGAGTCTTGGACCATCTTCTGTTGTACTCAA TACAATAATGGAGAGAGATGCTGCCTATTTAGTTCCACGGCTCCGAGATCTAGCCTTTTCAGTTGATATAAG GTTTTCGAACATGGAAAATGGTCCTGGGACACTTGCTGATGGGCTTTGGAGACGGGCATCTGCTGCTGGTGCTTTCACACCAATGGAGAAAAGAGCTTTTGGAATATCGGATGACAT ATACGAGGCAGGGCTTCTTTTTGCATACTTAGCTTTTGTTCCATTTTGTGAAGCAGGCATCATGGATAGCCTTTCTTTGCAA AGGCTCCTGGAAAGCACTTTCCGGCTTGATCTCAAAGCTATGAGAGA GTATTGCTTAGCTGATGACAGTTTGTTAGAAGCTGTCAGGTTTCTGGATCTCGGTGATGGTGCTGGTTGGGAGTTACTCCAG GCGATGCTAAACCCAGACTTCCGGAAGCGGCCAATTGCAGAAGCTGTACTGAACCATCGTTTCATGACTGGTGCTGTTCTTTGA
- the LOC100264883 gene encoding uncharacterized protein LOC100264883 isoform X2 translates to MLLAAPDCFSLRSSFLPRSFRFRNSRGLSLNSHRTWTSRPRASLITTPDSFQVGRLIGSYGFMNITSYSGFQPGLDVEYSSEDMGRLRVQDVGEGNVKIRLYEGIITQGPLRGTPVIFKVYPGQRAAGIEADMMAANELNAHAFLQSNAKDISQNLQMLLGGFETKTGEQWLAFRNDGKYSAADYAKVSSEKLSKKNALGEQKSWNPFDQELTIKRKREFVIKLLRGAISGLAYMHDHNRLHQSLGPSSVVLKFSNMENGPGTLADGLWRRASAAGAFTPMEKRAFGISDDIYEAGLLFAYLAFVPFCEAGIMDSLSLQRLLESTFRLDLKAMREYCLADDSLLEAVRFLDLGDGAGWELLQAMLNPDFRKRPIAEAVLNHRFMTGAVL, encoded by the exons ATGCTCCTCGCCGCACCTGATTGCTTTTCCCTTCGCTCTTCTTTTCTCCCGAGATCCTTTCGCTTCAGGAACTCCAGGGGCCTGAGTCTGAACTCGCATAGAACTTGGACGAGTCGACCCAGAGCGAGTTTGATCACGACTCCCGACTCGTTTCAAGTTGGAAGACTCATTGGTAGCTATGGGTTCATGAATATTACTAG ctATTCAGGGTTTCAGCCTGGGCTTGATGTTGAATACTCTTCAGAAGACATGGGGCGATTGAGAGTGCAAGATGTGGGAGAAGGCAATGTGAAGATCAG GCTTTATGAAGGAATAATAACTCAGGGTCCTCTTCGAGGGACTCCAGTTATTTTTAAG GTATATCCTGGGCAACGAGCTGCTGGCATTGAGGCTGACATGATGGCTGCAAATGAGCTGAATGCTCATGCTTTCCTTCAA AGCAATGCAAAAGATATCAGTCAGAATCTCCAGATGCTCTTAGGTGGATTTGAGACAAAAACTGGGGAGCAG TGGCTTGCTTTCCGTAATGATGGGAAATACAGTGCTGCAGACTATGCAAAAGTTTCAAGTGAAAAATTGTCAAAGAAAAATGCTCTAGGAGAGCAGAAATCTTGGAATCCTTTTGACCAAGAGCTAACAATAAAGCGTAAAAGGGAGTTCGTTATTAAGTTGCTTCGGGGTGCTATTAGTGGTTTGGCATACATGCATGATCATAACAGATTGCACCAGAGTCTTGGACCATCTTCTGTTGTACTCAA GTTTTCGAACATGGAAAATGGTCCTGGGACACTTGCTGATGGGCTTTGGAGACGGGCATCTGCTGCTGGTGCTTTCACACCAATGGAGAAAAGAGCTTTTGGAATATCGGATGACAT ATACGAGGCAGGGCTTCTTTTTGCATACTTAGCTTTTGTTCCATTTTGTGAAGCAGGCATCATGGATAGCCTTTCTTTGCAA AGGCTCCTGGAAAGCACTTTCCGGCTTGATCTCAAAGCTATGAGAGA GTATTGCTTAGCTGATGACAGTTTGTTAGAAGCTGTCAGGTTTCTGGATCTCGGTGATGGTGCTGGTTGGGAGTTACTCCAG GCGATGCTAAACCCAGACTTCCGGAAGCGGCCAATTGCAGAAGCTGTACTGAACCATCGTTTCATGACTGGTGCTGTTCTTTGA
- the LOC100264883 gene encoding uncharacterized protein LOC100264883 isoform X3, with product MGRLRVQDVGEGNVKIRLYEGIITQGPLRGTPVIFKVYPGQRAAGIEADMMAANELNAHAFLQSNAKDISQNLQMLLGGFETKTGEQWLAFRNDGKYSAADYAKVSSEKLSKKNALGEQKSWNPFDQELTIKRKREFVIKLLRGAISGLAYMHDHNRLHQSLGPSSVVLNTIMERDAAYLVPRLRDLAFSVDIRFSNMENGPGTLADGLWRRASAAGAFTPMEKRAFGISDDIYEAGLLFAYLAFVPFCEAGIMDSLSLQRLLESTFRLDLKAMREYCLADDSLLEAVRFLDLGDGAGWELLQAMLNPDFRKRPIAEAVLNHRFMTGAVL from the exons ATGGGGCGATTGAGAGTGCAAGATGTGGGAGAAGGCAATGTGAAGATCAG GCTTTATGAAGGAATAATAACTCAGGGTCCTCTTCGAGGGACTCCAGTTATTTTTAAG GTATATCCTGGGCAACGAGCTGCTGGCATTGAGGCTGACATGATGGCTGCAAATGAGCTGAATGCTCATGCTTTCCTTCAA AGCAATGCAAAAGATATCAGTCAGAATCTCCAGATGCTCTTAGGTGGATTTGAGACAAAAACTGGGGAGCAG TGGCTTGCTTTCCGTAATGATGGGAAATACAGTGCTGCAGACTATGCAAAAGTTTCAAGTGAAAAATTGTCAAAGAAAAATGCTCTAGGAGAGCAGAAATCTTGGAATCCTTTTGACCAAGAGCTAACAATAAAGCGTAAAAGGGAGTTCGTTATTAAGTTGCTTCGGGGTGCTATTAGTGGTTTGGCATACATGCATGATCATAACAGATTGCACCAGAGTCTTGGACCATCTTCTGTTGTACTCAA TACAATAATGGAGAGAGATGCTGCCTATTTAGTTCCACGGCTCCGAGATCTAGCCTTTTCAGTTGATATAAG GTTTTCGAACATGGAAAATGGTCCTGGGACACTTGCTGATGGGCTTTGGAGACGGGCATCTGCTGCTGGTGCTTTCACACCAATGGAGAAAAGAGCTTTTGGAATATCGGATGACAT ATACGAGGCAGGGCTTCTTTTTGCATACTTAGCTTTTGTTCCATTTTGTGAAGCAGGCATCATGGATAGCCTTTCTTTGCAA AGGCTCCTGGAAAGCACTTTCCGGCTTGATCTCAAAGCTATGAGAGA GTATTGCTTAGCTGATGACAGTTTGTTAGAAGCTGTCAGGTTTCTGGATCTCGGTGATGGTGCTGGTTGGGAGTTACTCCAG GCGATGCTAAACCCAGACTTCCGGAAGCGGCCAATTGCAGAAGCTGTACTGAACCATCGTTTCATGACTGGTGCTGTTCTTTGA
- the LOC100254514 gene encoding heat stress transcription factor A-1b, with the protein MAASSAISSAASISNLPPPFLSKTYDMVDDRATDSVVSWSSGNNSFVVWNVPEFSRDLLPKYFKHNNFSSFVRQLNTYGFRKVDPDRWEFANEGFLRGQKHLLKSISRRKSTHVHTHNQQLQQQQQQQQQTQVQSSSGACVEVGKFGLEEEVERLKRDKNVLMQELVRLRQQQQTTDHQLQTVGQRVQDMEQRQQQMMSFLAKAVQSPGFLAQLVQQQNDSKRRITGVNKKRRLPKQEEEIHSAKHATTAPDGRVVKYQPLMNEAAKAMLRQILKMNATPRREPSINPDAFLIDDVPSSNALDSLSSSSRVSGVTLAEVPLTSGQSYLPVESAYSSNHLSAGISETQSSPTVMTDSVKAAQFPEVNVPNSQEDTVLTDFTQMEGIIPESTVEIPNVGMVGTETGSPGYMDPMAGILDGVVPAETDEFSLDSNVDSLLDGIPKLPSINDAFWEQFLAASPLTGDTDEIHSSMLEDNVVNVHELQPGVNGWNNTQHMDHLTERMGLLASKAKGM; encoded by the exons ATGGCGGCGTCTTCGGCAATCTCCTCGGCAGCGTCGATCTCGAATCTGCCGCCGCCGTTCCTCAGCAAGACCTACGACATGGTAGACGATCGGGCCACCGACTCGGTGGTATCGTGGAGTAGCGGCAACAACAGCTTTGTTGTCTGGAATGTTCCGGAGTTCTCTAGAGACCTTTTGCCCAAGTACTTCAAGCACAATAATTTCTCCAGCTTTGTGAGGCAGTTGAATACTTAT GGATTTAGGAAGGTGGATCCAGACCGCTGGGAATTTGCAAATGAGGGTTTTCTAAGAGGTCAAAAACACCTTTTGAAGAGTATTAGTAGGCGAAAATCCACTCATGTACATACTCATAATCAACAactacaacaacaacaacaacaacaacaacaaactcAAGTGCAAAGCTCATCGGGAGCATGTGTTGAGGTAGGGAAGTTTGGGCTTGAAGAAGAGGTTGAGCGGCTTAAAAGAGATAAGAATGTTCTTATGCAAGAACTTGTTAGGTTGAGGCAGCAGCAGCAAACAACTGATCACCAGTTGCAAACTGTTGGGCAGCGTGTTCAAGATATGGAGCAACGGCAGCAACAAATGATGTCATTCCTTGCAAAAGCTGTACAAAGCCCTGGTTTCTTAGCTCAGCTGGTACAGCAGCAGAATGATAGCAAAAGGCGCATTACAGGTGTCAATAAGAAAAGGAGACTTCCAAAGCAGGAGGAAGAGATCCATTCTGCTAAGCATGCTACCACTGCTCCAGATGGGCGGGTTGTCAAGTACCAGCCTCTAATGAATGAGGCTGCAAAAGCAATGTTGCGACAGATCTTGAAGATGAATGCGACTCCAAGGCGAGAGCCTTCCATTAACCCTGATGCTTTCCTAATTGATGATGTTCCATCCTCCAATGCATTAGATAGTTTGAGCTCATCAAGTCGGGTTTCAGGAGTGACCCTTGCAGAAGTTCCACTAACATCTGGTCAGTCTTACTTGCCAGTGGAGTCAGCATATTCATCCAATCATCTATCAGCTGGCATCTCTGAGACCCAGTCTTCCCCCACTGTCATGACTGACTCAGTAAAAGCAGCTCAATTCCCAGAAGTCAATGTACCTAATTCTCAGGAAGATACTGTCTTGACTGACTTCACTCAAATGGAAGGAATCATTCCAGAAAGCACGGTTGAAATCCCTAATGTTGGCATGGTTGGCACTGAAACTGGGAGTCCAGGGTATATGGATCCAATGGCAGGCATTTTAGATGGGGTAGTTCCTGCAGAAACTGATGAGTTCTCGCTTGATTCCAATGTAGATAGCTTGCTGGATGGGATACCCAAGCTTCCCAGCATTAATGATGCTTTCTGGGAACAGTTTCTTGCAGCAAGCCCACTCACTGGTGACACAGATGAGATTCATTCAAGCATGCTGGAAGATAATGTGGTCAATGTACATGAGTTACAGCCAGGGGTGAACGGATGGAATAATACCCAGCATATGGATCATCTTACAGAACGAATGGGCCTTCTTGCATCAAAGGCCAAGGGGATGTGA